One Mycolicibacterium sp. ND9-15 genomic window, TCGTCGCGGAAGTCGCGGCCGGTGAATTCCTCGTCGGCCCAGACCGTTTCGTCTGCGCGCACCGATCAGCCGGGCAGCGAGGTCAGGCTGTTGAGCGCGTACTCGGTGACCGCGATCAACGCGGCCTTCGCGGAGTTCCGTTCTCGGGCGTCGACGGTGATCACCGGAATATGCTCGGCCAGGGCCAGCGCCTTGCGCACCGCGGCGACGGGATGTCTTGGCGCGCTGTCGAACTGGTTGACTGCGATCAGGAACGGAAGGTTGCGCGCCTCGAAGAAGTCCACTGCGGCGAAGCTGTCCTGCAGGCGCCGCACGTCGACGAGGATGATCGCTCCTATCGCGCCGCGAACAAGGTCGTCCCACATGAACCAGAACCGGCGCTGTCCGGGGGTTCCGAACAAATACAACACCAGGTCGTCGGCGAGGGTGATGCGGCCGAAATCCATGGCCACCGTGGTGGTGTTCTTCTGCGGGGTGGCTTCCAGGCCGTCGACGCCGGCCGACGCGTTGGTCACCAACGCCTCGGTCCGCAGCGGCATGATCTCCGAAACCGCGCCGACGAACGTCGTCTTCCCGGCGCCGAATCCACCGGAGATGACGATCTTCGTCGAAACTGCCTGCCCGGGCGTGTTCGGCCCCCGGCGTTCCTCAAAGTGCCTTGAGGCCACGCAGTGTCCTTCCTATCAGCTCACGTCTTTCGTCGACGGTGGTCGACTCGGTCAAGGTGCCGCGCACCGCCACATAACCCTGCGTCACCAGGTCGCCGATCAGCACCCGCGCCACGCCGAGCGGCAAGGACAACTTCGCGGCGATCTCGGCGACCGAAGGGTGATCCACGCATATCCCCAGGATCTGAACCCGCACGTCATTATTCGGCCACCGGGGTGGCTTGCCCGAGTCGATGGTCTCGATCGGCGCTTCCAGCGGTAGGTAGACGCGGGAGTCGGTGCGGCCCGCGGTCAGAATGTACGGCCGGACCAGGCTCGCCTCGTCCCAACCCTCCGGATCGTCCATGGGCGGCTCACGAATGCTGGGGTGCGCGCCGCCGTGCCGACTGGACGACGGTGCCCACCCGTTCGACCAGTATCGCCATCTCGTAACCGATTTGGCCGATGTCGCAGTTGCGGGTCGCCAGGGTGGCTAGATTCGAGCCGTCGCCGACCCGCATCAGCAGCAGGTAGCCGTTCTCCATCTCGACCACCGACTGCAGCACGTGGCCGCCGTCGAAAAGTTGCGCCGCGCCCGTCGACAGGCTGGCCAGACCGGACGCGACGGCCGCGAGCTGGTCGGCGCGCTCGGTCGGGATGTGTTCGCTGGCGGCCATCAGCAGTCCGTCGGCGGAAACCAGCACGGCATGGGAGACCCCCGACACTTCGCGGGCGAATCTGGAAACCAGCCAGTCGAGCGAGTCGCGCTGCGTCGGCTTCATTCGGTATCGGTTCCCCTGGTCTGTCTTGAGTGCGAGCGCCCGGCATGGACCCCGCCGAAATGGCTGCTGATGCTCGCGCGAACAGCTTCCGGATCCGGTTCTGCGTCGAACTCAGCCGCCGATGCTACCTCGTCGTCGCCGCTGTCCGCCGCGCCCGGCACCAGGTGAGCACCGGGGGTGCGCACCGGAAGGCCCTCGTCGGTGCGTTGCGTGACCGGCGCTTCGTCCGCGGCGGCAGCGGCCGACCAGCCGCGGTCCCACACCGACTCCCAGTTCAGGTCCTCGCTGTTGGCGATTTCCGTCGGGTCGACCAGCCACTCCGAGAGCATGCTCTGGTAGATCGAGTCGTCCGAACCGGCCGTCACCGCCGGTTTGGCCCGCGGGGACGGTGGCGACTGAACAACCGGCTCCGGCGTCCGGTCGCTCGCCGCCTGCGCCCGCGCCGCGAAGAATCCGGAGGTGTCGGTCGGGCGGTTGGCGGGTTCGGGATCCGGCGCCTGCGCAGGCATCGAGCCCGCAGGCCACTCTTCTTCGTACACCTGCGGTTCGGCAGCGGGCGCGGCCGCCAGCGAGGCGGGAATGTCCGAGATGCCGCTGGCGCCCGGATTGCGATGGGGCAGCAGCGAGATCGGGACCTCGGAGTGGCCGTTTAGATGCTCGACCTCCCTGTGGTCGTCGTCGAGCGCCAACGCCGTCGCGATACCCGCGTGCGCATCGGCGGGCACCGCATACTCGGGTTCGCTGAACTGATGTGGCTGCCCGGCTCCGCTGAGCAGCTCGGCCGGCACGTAAACACCCGCTGTCGTACCCGAATTCGGCTCGCCGGCCACCGTACTGCGTAGCCGGACCACCAGCCCGTGCTGGGCCGCGAGGCGACCGACCACGAACAACCCCATATGCCGCGCGGTGTACGGGTCGACCTGCCCGCCGGACTGCAGTCGGGTGTTGGCGACCCGCAGATCGGACTCGGTCATGCCGAGCCCGATGTCGCTCACCTCGATGACCAGCCCGCCGTTGGCCGTGTGCACCGCCGACACCCGCACTTGTGAGATCGGCGGTGAATAGCGCAGCGCATTGTCGAGCAGTTCGGCCAGCAGGTGGACCAGGTCGCCGGCGACCCCACCGGTGACCTCGCTGTCGGGCACGGTCGCGGTTACCACGCGCGTGTAGTCCTCGACCTCGGATGCCGCGGCGTTGATCACCGCCGATATCGGGACCGGCTCGGCCTGTTCGCGCGGCACCTTCGCGCCCGACAACACGAGCAGGTTCGCGCCATTGCGGCGCATTCGGGCGGCCAGGTGGTCCAACCGGAACAGGTTTTCCAACCGCTGCGGGTCCTCCTCGTTGCGTTCCAGCCGGTCGATCAGCGACAGCTGCTGGTCGACCAGCGACCGGCTGCGCCGCGAGAGGGTTTCGAACATGTCCCCGATCTGCAGCTGCAGCCGCGCTTGTTCGGCGGCGAGGAAGACGGCCTGCTCGTGCAGTTCGTCGACGGCGTGCGCGACCTGACCCACCTCTTCGGAAGTGTGCACCGGGATCGGTGTGATCTGCGAAGCATCCCCACCCGCGCGAACCCGCTCGATCTCGGTGGTCAGATCCTCATGGGCGACCTTGAGGGCACTGTCACGCAGTCGCCGCAGCGGGCGCACCAGCGTGCGTGCCACCAGAATCACGATGATCAGCGCGATGAGGATCGTCCCGCCGATGATCACCGCATCGCGGATCAACGTGGTGCGCGCAGCGTCGGCCCGGTCCCGGACAGCGGAGGTGATCGCCGGGGTGGTGCGCTCGATGACCTGACGCGCGATCTGGTCGGTGGCGGCCACCGACGCCAGCAGCTCAGGATTGTTCACCACCGGCACCGCCGGGTCGGTCATCAGCGCCATCCGCTTGACGAACTCGGCCTGCAGCTTCTCGGCGTCCGGCGATCCGACGCCGAGCACCTGGCTCATCCCGAAGAGCGTCGACGGCTCGGTGCCCGCGAGCGCGATCACCGCGGTCCGCAACTCGGGCTCGGGCAACTCCGCGCCGCGGGTGAGGGCGAGCGTCTGCATCATCATCTGGCCCCGCGCCCCGACCGCGCGGGACAAGCCGAGCGTCTCGGCGCGGATCCGCTCGTCGTCGATGCGGACCGAGCCGGTGATCGCATCCTCGGCGGGCAGCAGCAGCAACGCGTAGGCCTGCATACTGTCGCGCAGTCCGATGCTGTTCGAGGTGACCTTCTCCACCAAGACCTGACCACCGTTGGTCATCGTCGTGACGGCCTGGCGGACGTCGGGCGCGATGTCGGTGCTGTCCAATCGGCGCTGCAGATCCCGGCGGCTGTTGTCGAACTGGGTCAGCGCGCCCTGGATGTCGCCGTCGGTGGAGCTCGCCAGCATGGCACGTTCCAGCGCCGCCATGTAGCTCTCGATGGCCGGCACCAACTCGGCGCGATCGGCGGCGCGATGCAAGTCGGATTCGGCCGTCGCGCTGTTGTAGATACGCAAGCCGCCGAACGTTCCGGCCAGAATCAGCGGCACCAATACGATCGCGAAAACTTTCCAGCGGACTGGCCAATTGGACAATGCCCACGGCGACGGCCGCTTGACCGGCGGCTCTGGTGTGCGTTCGAAATCGACCAGCGTGCCATCGGCCTGCTTGAGTTGGGAGAACACGCTCATCGCTTCAGAAGACTTTCTACTGATTCCTACTTGTATTGCCCCTCCGCGGCCGGGCGCGTTCCGGCCCTGGCAATTGGTCGAGTATGCCAGCGAAATGCAGTCGATTCCACAATTCTTACTGAACAGACAGACTTCATAATCGCAGGTCGCAGACGGTGTAAGGATTCCGAGCGAATACCGGAACCCGTTCGTGATGCGACCGCCCGCGGACCGCTACGCCGGCCGGAGAAGCGCCACGAGGAAGTCGGAGCTGTCGGTGAACGGCCGCAGATCCCATGTGGACAGCAGCAAATCGGGCGCCAACCCGGCAGTCGCGGCGTCGTCGAGGAAGTCGGCGAACTCGTAGTCGCGGCCGGCGCCGAATCCGATCACCGCCCGACCGTCATCCTTGAGATGGGCGCGCAACCGGGCGAGCACCTGGACCCGGGTGCTCGGGGCGAGGAAGGTCATGACGTTACCCGCCGACAAGATCACGTCGAACGGTTCGCTGATGCCTCGCGCGGGGAGGTCGAGTTCGGCGAGGTCGCCCACGAGCCAGCGCGGTCCGGGATGGTCCTGTTCGGCCGCCTCGATGAGCGCGGGGTCGACGTCGACGCCGACGACGCGGTGACCCGCCGCGGCCAGATAGCCGCCCAGCCGGCCGGGCCCGCAGCCCGCATCGAGGACGTGCGCGCCGCGGGGCGCCATCGCGTCGACGAGACGAGCCTCGCCGGCCAGGTCGTCGCCGGCGCGTGCCATGGCGCGAAACCGTTCGATATACCAGTGCGAATGTCCAGGATCGGCCGCTACCTTCTGCATCCACAGGCTTTGCGCGACCATGCGAGCATTATCGCAAAGAGAAACCGGTGAGCCGGTGGCGGTCGTGCCCGAAGCGCTCTCAAGTTGAGAGGTCGCAGTTTGTTCAAGCTGATGTTCTACTCGCCGCGCATCGCCCCCAACACCGGCAACGCGATCCGGATGGTGGCCGCCACGGGTTGTGAACTGCATCTGGTGGAACCGATG contains:
- a CDS encoding roadblock/LC7 domain-containing protein, whose product is MKPTQRDSLDWLVSRFAREVSGVSHAVLVSADGLLMAASEHIPTERADQLAAVASGLASLSTGAAQLFDGGHVLQSVVEMENGYLLLMRVGDGSNLATLATRNCDIGQIGYEMAILVERVGTVVQSARRRAPQHS
- a CDS encoding GTP-binding protein; amino-acid sequence: MASRHFEERRGPNTPGQAVSTKIVISGGFGAGKTTFVGAVSEIMPLRTEALVTNASAGVDGLEATPQKNTTTVAMDFGRITLADDLVLYLFGTPGQRRFWFMWDDLVRGAIGAIILVDVRRLQDSFAAVDFFEARNLPFLIAVNQFDSAPRHPVAAVRKALALAEHIPVITVDARERNSAKAALIAVTEYALNSLTSLPG
- a CDS encoding DUF742 domain-containing protein translates to MDDPEGWDEASLVRPYILTAGRTDSRVYLPLEAPIETIDSGKPPRWPNNDVRVQILGICVDHPSVAEIAAKLSLPLGVARVLIGDLVTQGYVAVRGTLTESTTVDERRELIGRTLRGLKAL
- a CDS encoding class I SAM-dependent methyltransferase; the protein is MVAQSLWMQKVAADPGHSHWYIERFRAMARAGDDLAGEARLVDAMAPRGAHVLDAGCGPGRLGGYLAAAGHRVVGVDVDPALIEAAEQDHPGPRWLVGDLAELDLPARGISEPFDVILSAGNVMTFLAPSTRVQVLARLRAHLKDDGRAVIGFGAGRDYEFADFLDDAATAGLAPDLLLSTWDLRPFTDSSDFLVALLRPA
- a CDS encoding HAMP domain-containing sensor histidine kinase: MSVFSQLKQADGTLVDFERTPEPPVKRPSPWALSNWPVRWKVFAIVLVPLILAGTFGGLRIYNSATAESDLHRAADRAELVPAIESYMAALERAMLASSTDGDIQGALTQFDNSRRDLQRRLDSTDIAPDVRQAVTTMTNGGQVLVEKVTSNSIGLRDSMQAYALLLLPAEDAITGSVRIDDERIRAETLGLSRAVGARGQMMMQTLALTRGAELPEPELRTAVIALAGTEPSTLFGMSQVLGVGSPDAEKLQAEFVKRMALMTDPAVPVVNNPELLASVAATDQIARQVIERTTPAITSAVRDRADAARTTLIRDAVIIGGTILIALIIVILVARTLVRPLRRLRDSALKVAHEDLTTEIERVRAGGDASQITPIPVHTSEEVGQVAHAVDELHEQAVFLAAEQARLQLQIGDMFETLSRRSRSLVDQQLSLIDRLERNEEDPQRLENLFRLDHLAARMRRNGANLLVLSGAKVPREQAEPVPISAVINAAASEVEDYTRVVTATVPDSEVTGGVAGDLVHLLAELLDNALRYSPPISQVRVSAVHTANGGLVIEVSDIGLGMTESDLRVANTRLQSGGQVDPYTARHMGLFVVGRLAAQHGLVVRLRSTVAGEPNSGTTAGVYVPAELLSGAGQPHQFSEPEYAVPADAHAGIATALALDDDHREVEHLNGHSEVPISLLPHRNPGASGISDIPASLAAAPAAEPQVYEEEWPAGSMPAQAPDPEPANRPTDTSGFFAARAQAASDRTPEPVVQSPPSPRAKPAVTAGSDDSIYQSMLSEWLVDPTEIANSEDLNWESVWDRGWSAAAAADEAPVTQRTDEGLPVRTPGAHLVPGAADSGDDEVASAAEFDAEPDPEAVRASISSHFGGVHAGRSHSRQTRGTDTE